Proteins encoded in a region of the Spiribacter sp. 1M189 genome:
- a CDS encoding nicotinamidase, translating to MSDETRRKALLVVDMQPDFMEGGALATEDGSSIIPAVRELMLSGRYSDIAATQDWHPPGHVSFANTHDAEPFSVISLYGHDQVLWPDHCVQTTPGAELHADLPWEMASVIIRKGEDPWVDSYSGFLNNWNSNGERPATGLAGWLRDRGITAVDCCGLARDYCLKWTALDGAAAGFETGFLWDLTRPVDGNGDPDVRTDLDQAGVRVIRGNGLGD from the coding sequence ATGAGCGATGAGACTCGACGCAAGGCCTTGCTGGTCGTCGATATGCAGCCCGATTTCATGGAAGGCGGGGCGCTGGCCACCGAGGACGGCAGCTCGATCATCCCGGCGGTCCGCGAGCTCATGCTGAGCGGACGCTACAGCGACATCGCCGCCACCCAGGACTGGCATCCGCCGGGCCATGTCTCCTTCGCCAATACGCACGATGCGGAGCCCTTCAGCGTGATCTCACTCTACGGGCATGATCAGGTGCTCTGGCCGGATCACTGTGTTCAGACCACGCCCGGGGCCGAGCTTCACGCCGACCTGCCCTGGGAAATGGCCAGTGTCATCATCCGCAAGGGCGAAGACCCCTGGGTGGACAGCTACAGCGGCTTTCTCAACAACTGGAACAGCAACGGCGAGCGGCCGGCCACCGGACTGGCCGGCTGGCTTCGCGACCGCGGCATCACCGCCGTCGACTGCTGCGGACTCGCGCGGGATTACTGCCTGAAATGGACGGCCCTCGACGGCGCCGCCGCTGGCTTCGAGACCGGCTTCCTCTGGGACCTCACCCGACCGGTGGACGGCAACGGCGACCCGGACGTGCGTACCGACCTGGATCAGGCCGGCGTGCGGGTGATCCGCGGCAACGGACTGGGCGACTGA